One genomic region from Hoeflea algicola encodes:
- a CDS encoding SDR family NAD(P)-dependent oxidoreductase, with amino-acid sequence MRLDGRTAIVTGGAKGIGLAIVQRLAADGARVMIADIDEAAGATAVKESANIGEVRFTSADVSERLDVHNLLAKTIDAFGSVNALVNNAGIVHVADFLDLEEADFDRVLSVNLKSAFLCGQAVARHMVDQISQGEEPGSIVNMSSINDTFAIANQVPYSVSKGGLSQLTKVMALSLATHGIRVNAVGPGSIMTDLLASVADKPEVRTQILSRTPLGRIGEPAEIAAVTAFLLSGDASYITGQTIYADGGRMPLNYTVPVKE; translated from the coding sequence ATGAGACTGGACGGACGAACCGCGATTGTAACCGGCGGCGCCAAGGGTATCGGGCTGGCGATTGTGCAGCGGCTTGCGGCGGATGGCGCGCGGGTGATGATTGCCGATATTGACGAGGCCGCCGGTGCGACGGCCGTTAAAGAGTCCGCCAATATCGGTGAGGTACGGTTTACCTCCGCCGATGTGTCGGAGCGACTCGATGTTCATAATCTTCTGGCAAAGACCATTGACGCCTTCGGATCGGTCAATGCGCTGGTCAACAATGCCGGCATCGTGCACGTGGCGGATTTTCTGGATCTGGAAGAAGCGGATTTCGACCGCGTTCTCAGTGTCAATCTGAAAAGCGCTTTCCTGTGCGGCCAGGCGGTGGCGCGGCACATGGTTGATCAGATCAGCCAGGGCGAGGAGCCCGGCTCGATCGTCAACATGTCGTCGATCAACGATACATTCGCGATTGCCAACCAGGTTCCCTATTCGGTGTCCAAGGGTGGTCTGAGCCAGCTGACCAAGGTAATGGCGTTATCGCTGGCGACCCATGGAATCCGGGTCAACGCCGTCGGTCCCGGCTCGATCATGACCGATCTTCTGGCTTCCGTTGCCGACAAACCCGAAGTTCGCACCCAAATCCTGTCGCGGACGCCGCTGGGCCGAATTGGTGAGCCTGCCGAGATCGCCGCAGTGACGGCGTTCCTGCTTTCAGGCGATGCGAGCTACATTACCGGCCAGACGATCTATGCCGATGGTGGTCGCATGCCGCTCAATTACACGGTGCCGGTCAAGGAATAG
- a CDS encoding YggS family pyridoxal phosphate-dependent enzyme: protein MNAQENLQRVRAAIAAAEAEAGRASGSVRLVAVSKTKSAAEIMPVIEAGQRVFGENRVQEAQSKWPQLRQDMTDLELHLIGPLQSNKTAEAVALFDVIQTVDREKIAREIAREINKQGRSPELYVQVNTGSEPQKAGIEPDSAVTFIDLCRNELGLQISGLMCIPPVDENPGPHFALLGKIADQAGIARLSMGMSDDFETAIAFGATEVRVGSAIFGSR from the coding sequence TTGAACGCGCAGGAAAACCTTCAACGAGTGCGGGCAGCAATCGCCGCTGCGGAAGCCGAAGCAGGCCGGGCCAGCGGTTCGGTGCGGCTGGTGGCGGTCTCCAAGACCAAATCTGCCGCCGAGATCATGCCGGTGATCGAGGCGGGTCAGCGGGTATTTGGCGAGAACCGGGTCCAGGAAGCGCAGTCGAAATGGCCGCAACTCAGGCAAGATATGACCGATCTTGAACTGCACCTGATCGGTCCGCTGCAATCCAACAAGACTGCCGAGGCGGTGGCGCTGTTTGATGTGATCCAGACTGTCGACCGGGAGAAGATTGCCCGCGAAATTGCCCGCGAAATCAACAAGCAGGGCCGAAGCCCGGAGCTTTATGTCCAGGTCAATACCGGGTCAGAGCCGCAAAAGGCAGGTATTGAGCCGGATTCAGCCGTGACCTTCATCGATCTCTGTCGGAACGAGTTGGGCCTGCAGATCAGCGGCTTGATGTGCATTCCGCCGGTCGATGAAAACCCGGGGCCGCATTTTGCACTGCTTGGCAAGATTGCCGACCAAGCCGGAATCGCGCGGCTATCAATGGGCATGTCGGATGATTTTGAGACCGCGATTGCCTTTGGGGCGACAGAAGTACGGGTGGGATCGGCGATCTTTGGCTCGCGGTAA
- the acs gene encoding acetate--CoA ligase: MSQKTYKVLKDAESRALIDNETYEKWYEQSIKDPETFWDKHGKRIDWFKPYTKVKNTSFEGNVDIKWFEDGLTNVSYNCIDRHLEKRGDQVAIIWEGDNPYDDKKITYRELYDHVCRLANVMKSNGVKKGDRVTIYMPMIPEAAYAMLACTRIGAVHSIVFGGFSPDALAGRISDCESTFVITADEGLRGGKKVPLKHNTDLAIKIAERDDVVVKKVLVVQRTAGKIEWFDERDIWYHEAMATAEPDCPPAEMNAEDPLFILYTSGSTGKPKGVLHTTAGYLVFTSMTHEYVFDYHDGDIYWCTADVGWVTGHSYIVYGPLANGATTLMFEGVPNYPTPSRFWDVIDKHQVNIFYTAPTAIRALMGAGDDHVKKTARTSLRTLGSVGEPINPEAWEWYYNVVGDNRCPVVDTWWQTETGGIMISPLPGVTTLKPGSATRPFFGVSPQLVDNDGDVLEGTASGNLCMIDSWPGQMRTVYGDHERFIQTYFSTYKGKYFTGDGCRRDEDGYYWITGRVDDVINVSGHRMGTAEVESALVSHDSVSEAAVVGYPHDLKGQGIYCYITLMQGQEGDDALRKALVNHVRHEIGPIASPDKIQFSPGLPKTRSGKIMRRILRKIAEDDFGALGDTSTLADPGVVDDLIENRQNKKS, encoded by the coding sequence ATGTCCCAGAAAACCTACAAAGTCCTGAAAGACGCCGAATCAAGGGCGTTGATCGACAATGAAACCTATGAAAAATGGTACGAGCAGAGCATCAAGGATCCGGAGACTTTCTGGGACAAGCACGGCAAGCGAATCGACTGGTTCAAGCCCTATACAAAGGTCAAGAACACCAGTTTTGAAGGCAATGTCGACATAAAATGGTTCGAGGATGGCCTCACCAATGTGTCCTATAATTGCATTGATCGCCACCTCGAGAAGCGTGGCGACCAGGTGGCGATCATCTGGGAAGGCGACAATCCCTATGATGACAAGAAAATCACCTATCGCGAGCTTTACGATCATGTCTGCCGTCTCGCCAATGTGATGAAGTCGAACGGCGTGAAGAAGGGTGACCGGGTCACCATCTACATGCCGATGATTCCCGAAGCTGCCTATGCGATGCTGGCCTGCACCCGTATCGGTGCCGTTCACTCGATCGTGTTTGGTGGATTTTCGCCGGATGCGCTGGCCGGCCGGATCAGCGACTGCGAATCAACCTTCGTGATTACCGCCGACGAAGGTCTGCGCGGCGGCAAGAAGGTACCGCTCAAGCACAATACCGATCTTGCCATCAAGATCGCTGAACGCGACGACGTGGTGGTCAAGAAGGTGTTGGTGGTGCAGCGCACGGCCGGCAAGATCGAATGGTTTGACGAGCGCGACATCTGGTATCACGAAGCCATGGCAACGGCGGAGCCTGATTGCCCGCCGGCCGAGATGAACGCCGAGGATCCGCTGTTCATTCTCTACACGTCGGGATCGACCGGCAAGCCCAAGGGGGTGTTGCACACCACTGCAGGCTATCTGGTGTTCACGTCGATGACCCATGAATATGTGTTCGATTATCATGACGGCGACATCTACTGGTGCACCGCCGATGTCGGCTGGGTCACCGGCCATTCCTATATCGTCTATGGGCCGCTGGCCAATGGCGCGACAACGCTGATGTTTGAAGGCGTGCCGAACTATCCGACACCGAGCCGGTTCTGGGATGTGATCGACAAGCACCAGGTCAACATCTTCTACACCGCGCCGACGGCGATCCGCGCGCTGATGGGGGCGGGAGACGACCATGTGAAGAAGACCGCGCGGACGTCGCTGCGCACGCTCGGATCGGTGGGTGAGCCGATCAACCCGGAAGCCTGGGAATGGTATTACAACGTGGTTGGCGACAACCGCTGTCCGGTTGTCGATACCTGGTGGCAGACCGAGACCGGCGGCATCATGATTTCACCGCTGCCGGGCGTCACCACACTGAAGCCGGGCTCGGCAACACGGCCGTTCTTCGGCGTCTCGCCGCAGCTGGTCGACAACGACGGCGATGTGCTTGAGGGCACGGCTTCGGGCAATCTGTGCATGATTGATTCCTGGCCGGGGCAGATGCGCACCGTCTACGGCGACCATGAGCGCTTCATCCAGACTTACTTTTCCACCTACAAGGGCAAGTATTTTACCGGCGATGGCTGCCGCCGCGACGAGGACGGCTACTACTGGATCACCGGCCGGGTCGATGACGTTATCAACGTCTCGGGTCACCGGATGGGCACGGCGGAAGTCGAAAGCGCTCTGGTGTCACATGATTCGGTCTCGGAGGCCGCGGTTGTCGGCTACCCGCATGATCTCAAGGGGCAGGGCATTTACTGCTATATCACGCTGATGCAGGGCCAGGAGGGTGACGACGCCTTGCGCAAGGCGCTGGTCAACCATGTTCGCCACGAAATCGGACCGATTGCCTCGCCCGACAAGATCCAATTCTCGCCGGGGCTGCCAAAAACCCGGTCCGGCAAGATCATGCGGCGAATCCTGCGCAAGATCGCCGAGGATGATTTCGGCGCGCTGGGCGATACCTCGACGCTGGCTGATCCCGGCGTGGTCGATGACCTGATCGAAAACCGGCAGAACAAGAAAAGCTGA
- a CDS encoding ParB/RepB/Spo0J family partition protein, with product MSEDVSRKRLGRGLAALIGEIDQPATPQSRPSVSADRLVPIEHVIRNPRNPRRSFDASDLEDLSRSIRQHGVVQPVVVRTSDGDRYEIIAGERRWRASQMAGLVEIPVIVRDVDDRTALEIAIVENVQRADLNALEEAQGYEQLIAQYDYTQNDLGEVIGKSRSHVANSLRLLKLPEPVRTMLAEGALSAGHARAIVSTSDPVALAKRIIDGGLSVRDAERLAQKDAEQANRPEGTVAKPVDAKDPDTLALERSLSDVLGLKVQLAHKGQGGQLRIDYKSLEQLDELCRLLGETNH from the coding sequence ATGTCAGAAGATGTATCCAGAAAGCGGCTCGGAAGAGGTCTCGCAGCATTGATCGGGGAAATAGACCAGCCGGCGACACCACAATCCAGGCCCTCGGTTTCGGCTGATCGACTGGTTCCGATTGAACATGTGATCCGCAATCCGCGCAATCCGCGCCGTAGTTTCGATGCGTCCGATCTCGAAGATCTGTCGCGTTCAATCCGCCAACACGGCGTGGTTCAGCCGGTGGTGGTGCGCACTTCTGATGGCGACCGCTACGAAATCATCGCTGGTGAGCGCCGCTGGCGGGCCTCGCAGATGGCGGGTTTGGTGGAAATCCCTGTCATTGTCCGCGATGTCGATGATCGCACCGCGCTGGAAATCGCCATTGTCGAGAACGTGCAGAGGGCCGATCTTAATGCTCTGGAGGAAGCCCAGGGTTATGAGCAGCTGATTGCCCAATACGACTATACCCAGAATGATCTCGGTGAGGTGATCGGCAAAAGCCGCAGCCATGTTGCCAACTCGCTCAGGCTGTTGAAATTGCCCGAACCGGTGCGCACCATGCTTGCTGAGGGCGCATTGTCGGCTGGCCATGCGCGAGCCATTGTTTCCACCTCTGACCCGGTGGCGCTGGCCAAGCGCATCATTGATGGCGGCTTGTCCGTTCGCGATGCGGAACGGTTGGCGCAGAAGGATGCCGAACAGGCAAACCGGCCTGAGGGGACGGTAGCCAAGCCGGTGGATGCGAAAGACCCTGACACATTGGCTCTGGAAAGAAGCCTGTCGGATGTGCTTGGCCTCAAGGTGCAGCTTGCCCACAAGGGACAGGGCGGACAGCTTCGCATCGATTACAAATCGCTTGAACAGCTTGATGAGTTGTGTCGGCTACTTGGTGAAACAAACCATTAG
- the leuS gene encoding leucine--tRNA ligase has protein sequence MAIERYNPKQAETRWQRAWEEARIYETDNDSPDPKYYVLEMFPYPSGRIHMGHVRNYAMGDVVARYKRARGFNVLHPMGWDAFGMPAENAAIQNKVHPREWTYANIDAMRRQLKSMGLSLDWSREFATCDVEYYKQQQALFLDFLAAGLIYRRNSKVNWDPVDMTVLANEQVIDGRGWRSGALVEQRELTQWFFRITDFAEDLLQSLDELDQWPEKVRLMQKNWIGKSEGLSLRWEITDPATAGGATDIEVYTTRPDTVYGASFLAIAADHPLARELAAKDPGIAAFCDQCRHAGTSLAALETAEKVGMQTPLRVIHPLDPEWTVPVYIANFVLMDYGTGAIFGCPSGDQRDLDFARKYNLPVTPVVMPAGEDAANFVITDEAYVGDGVMINSRDLNGLTPAAAFEKVTELLENRQLGGKPQAARKTNYRLRDWGLSRQRYWGAPIPVIHCDDCGVVPVPVADLPVELPEDVTLDAPGNPLDHHPTWRHVACPKCGKDARRETDTMDTFVDSSWYFARFTAPRHQTPTDPAVASAWLPVDQYIGGIEHAILHLLYSRFFTRAMRKTGHVDLKEPFRGLFTQGMVVHETYRAENGGKGEWVAPADVLIEEQDGKRSARHAQTGASLAIGSIEKMSKSKKNVVDPDDIIDGFGADTARFFMLSDSPPDRDVIWTESGVEGAHRFVQRIWRLIGEAAPELKGVEAATGTAGRALDVSRAAHRTVKAVGEDLEKLAFNKAVARLYELVNSLAAPLSDVAAAKADPALKSACKQAVDHLILLIAPMMPHLAEECWTLIGNDGMVATTLWPVYDPSLVTDDQITLPVQINGKKRGDLTIDRDADQAAVEQAVLALDFVRAATGGNPPRKLIIVPQRIVNVVI, from the coding sequence ATGGCAATTGAACGGTACAATCCCAAACAGGCGGAAACCCGCTGGCAGCGGGCCTGGGAAGAGGCGCGGATTTACGAGACGGACAACGACAGTCCGGACCCGAAATACTATGTGCTTGAGATGTTTCCCTATCCCTCCGGGCGGATCCACATGGGTCATGTCCGCAATTACGCCATGGGCGACGTGGTAGCCCGCTACAAGCGCGCCCGCGGCTTCAACGTGCTTCACCCGATGGGCTGGGACGCCTTCGGCATGCCGGCCGAGAACGCCGCCATTCAGAACAAGGTACATCCGCGTGAATGGACCTATGCCAATATCGACGCCATGCGCCGCCAGCTCAAATCGATGGGCCTGTCGCTCGACTGGAGCCGGGAATTCGCCACCTGCGACGTTGAATACTACAAACAGCAGCAGGCGCTGTTTCTCGATTTCCTCGCAGCCGGGTTGATCTACCGCCGCAATTCCAAGGTCAACTGGGACCCGGTCGACATGACCGTGCTCGCCAATGAACAGGTGATCGACGGCCGTGGCTGGCGCTCCGGCGCGCTGGTTGAACAGCGCGAACTGACGCAATGGTTTTTCCGCATCACCGATTTTGCCGAGGACCTGCTGCAATCGCTCGATGAACTCGATCAATGGCCTGAAAAGGTCCGGCTGATGCAGAAAAACTGGATCGGCAAATCCGAAGGCTTGTCACTGCGCTGGGAGATTACAGATCCGGCAACGGCCGGTGGTGCTACCGATATCGAGGTCTACACCACGCGTCCTGACACCGTTTACGGCGCCTCGTTCCTGGCAATCGCCGCCGATCATCCGCTCGCACGGGAACTGGCAGCCAAGGACCCCGGGATTGCAGCATTCTGTGACCAGTGCCGCCACGCCGGTACCTCGCTGGCAGCCCTTGAAACCGCCGAAAAAGTTGGAATGCAGACGCCTTTGCGGGTAATCCATCCGCTCGATCCGGAGTGGACGGTACCGGTCTACATCGCCAATTTCGTGCTGATGGATTATGGTACCGGCGCCATTTTCGGCTGCCCGTCAGGCGACCAGCGAGACCTCGATTTTGCGCGTAAATACAATTTGCCGGTCACCCCGGTGGTAATGCCTGCAGGCGAAGATGCCGCCAATTTCGTCATTACCGATGAAGCCTATGTCGGCGACGGCGTAATGATCAATTCACGCGATCTCAATGGGCTTACCCCGGCAGCAGCCTTCGAGAAGGTCACGGAACTGCTCGAAAACCGGCAACTCGGTGGCAAACCTCAGGCTGCGCGCAAAACCAACTACAGGTTGCGCGACTGGGGACTTTCCCGTCAACGTTACTGGGGCGCGCCTATCCCGGTAATCCATTGCGATGATTGCGGCGTGGTTCCGGTACCTGTCGCGGATCTGCCGGTTGAATTGCCGGAGGATGTGACCCTCGACGCGCCGGGCAACCCGCTCGACCATCACCCGACCTGGCGTCATGTCGCCTGCCCGAAATGCGGCAAGGATGCGCGGCGGGAAACCGACACGATGGACACATTTGTCGATTCATCCTGGTATTTTGCCCGGTTTACCGCCCCACGGCACCAAACCCCGACTGATCCGGCTGTGGCCAGCGCCTGGTTGCCGGTCGACCAGTATATTGGCGGCATCGAGCACGCGATCCTGCACCTGCTGTATTCCCGCTTCTTTACCCGCGCCATGCGCAAGACCGGCCATGTCGATCTCAAGGAACCGTTCCGCGGCCTGTTCACGCAAGGAATGGTGGTTCACGAGACCTACCGGGCCGAAAATGGCGGCAAGGGCGAATGGGTGGCGCCGGCCGATGTGTTGATCGAAGAACAGGACGGCAAACGCAGCGCCCGTCATGCCCAAACCGGAGCGTCGCTTGCGATCGGCTCGATCGAGAAGATGTCCAAGTCGAAAAAGAATGTCGTCGATCCCGACGATATCATCGACGGATTTGGCGCTGATACCGCGCGGTTCTTCATGCTCTCCGATTCGCCGCCCGACCGCGACGTGATCTGGACCGAATCCGGAGTCGAGGGCGCCCACCGCTTTGTTCAGCGCATCTGGCGCCTGATTGGCGAGGCTGCGCCGGAACTTAAGGGTGTCGAAGCCGCTACGGGAACCGCGGGCCGGGCGCTGGACGTCTCACGCGCTGCTCACAGGACCGTCAAGGCGGTTGGCGAAGACCTTGAAAAGCTGGCTTTCAACAAGGCAGTGGCCCGGCTATACGAACTCGTCAATAGCCTGGCCGCGCCGCTTTCCGACGTTGCCGCCGCAAAGGCCGACCCGGCCCTCAAATCTGCCTGCAAGCAGGCTGTGGACCATCTGATACTACTGATCGCGCCGATGATGCCGCATCTAGCGGAAGAATGCTGGACCCTGATCGGCAATGACGGCATGGTAGCCACCACGCTCTGGCCGGTCTATGATCCATCGCTGGTGACTGACGATCAGATCACGCTGCCGGTGCAGATCAATGGCAAGAAGCGTGGGGATTTGACAATTGACCGCGATGCCGATCAAGCTGCGGTCGAGCAGGCGGTTCTGGCGCTCGATTTCGTCCGTGCCGCAACTGGCGGCAATCCGCCGCGCAAACTCATCATCGTACCCCAGAGGATCGTCAATGTTGTCATCTGA
- a CDS encoding LPS assembly lipoprotein LptE, whose translation MLSSERFGPGRTSGLVVLGLGLALLAGCQARPLYGTTGAQEQSVAVSPATSRVQRIVRNELVLGFGGEQTAAKYQLDLKVTAYTSGLLPGGVDNEFSAARTTVTANYVLKDASTSETIKSGSRFADAQLDLPSQSFAQTRARQEAEDRAAHSVAALVRADVAAALAQ comes from the coding sequence ATGTTGTCATCTGAACGTTTCGGACCGGGCCGTACCTCCGGGCTCGTCGTACTGGGTTTGGGACTTGCGCTTCTGGCTGGTTGCCAGGCGCGTCCGCTCTATGGCACGACGGGCGCACAAGAACAGTCCGTGGCGGTATCTCCGGCCACAAGCCGGGTTCAGCGCATAGTCCGCAACGAACTCGTGCTCGGGTTTGGTGGCGAACAGACGGCAGCCAAATATCAACTCGATCTCAAGGTTACGGCGTACACAAGCGGCCTTCTGCCGGGTGGTGTCGACAACGAGTTTTCCGCCGCGCGGACAACGGTGACGGCCAACTACGTACTCAAGGACGCAAGCACCAGCGAAACCATCAAATCCGGCTCACGGTTTGCCGACGCCCAGCTCGATCTGCCGTCTCAGAGCTTTGCACAAACACGTGCCAGGCAAGAAGCTGAAGATCGCGCCGCACACTCGGTTGCAGCTCTTGTTCGCGCCGATGTCGCGGCAGCGCTCGCACAGTAG
- a CDS encoding DUF1013 domain-containing protein, with the protein MAQQLLMPKATAVWLVDNTALSFDQIAQFCKLHPLEVKAIADGEASQGIKGLDPIATGQLSREEISAAEANPELKLKLSEPKVRVPETKRKGPRYTPVSKRQDRPNAILWLVRNHPELKDAQISRLVGTTKSTIEQIRGRTHWNAANLAPMDPVTLGLCTQIDLDLEVERAAKNRGATPEDQQGSVLVSARETEVAQPLDENGEKEIDADAVFAKLSSMKRTEPEEDEDQN; encoded by the coding sequence ATGGCACAGCAGCTTCTTATGCCAAAGGCGACCGCCGTCTGGCTTGTCGACAACACGGCGTTGAGCTTCGATCAGATCGCCCAGTTCTGCAAACTCCACCCGCTGGAGGTCAAGGCGATCGCCGACGGCGAAGCCTCGCAGGGCATCAAGGGGCTCGACCCGATTGCAACCGGACAGCTTTCACGCGAAGAGATTTCGGCGGCCGAGGCCAACCCAGAGCTGAAGCTTAAACTCTCCGAACCCAAGGTTCGGGTGCCCGAGACCAAACGCAAGGGTCCGCGCTATACGCCCGTATCCAAGCGCCAGGATCGACCCAACGCGATCCTCTGGCTGGTGCGCAACCACCCTGAACTCAAGGATGCCCAGATCTCGCGTCTGGTCGGCACCACCAAGTCGACCATCGAACAGATCCGCGGCCGCACCCATTGGAACGCCGCCAACCTGGCGCCGATGGATCCGGTGACGCTGGGCCTGTGCACCCAGATCGATCTTGACCTCGAGGTTGAGCGCGCTGCCAAGAACCGTGGCGCCACCCCCGAAGATCAGCAGGGCAGCGTTCTGGTTTCCGCCCGCGAAACCGAGGTTGCACAGCCGCTGGACGAAAATGGCGAAAAGGAAATCGATGCGGATGCGGTTTTCGCCAAGCTCTCGTCGATGAAACGGACCGAGCCGGAAGAAGACGAAGATCAGAATTAG
- a CDS encoding AMP-binding enzyme: MPGYDVRVIDDEGYPVASGTLGNIVVKLPLPPGCLPTLWRADERFNDAYLAEFPGYYKTADAGFVDDDGYLFIMARTDDIINVAGHRLSTGGMEEAVSGHPDVAECAVIGIADAMKGQIPAGFIVINSDVERSDEEIEREVVKLVRDKIGPVAAFKMVMVVKRLPKTRSGKILRATMQKIADGESWKMPATIDDAGVLEEITEVLTKRGIAKIGD; this comes from the coding sequence ATGCCTGGCTATGATGTCCGGGTGATCGACGATGAGGGGTACCCGGTGGCATCGGGTACGCTCGGCAACATCGTCGTCAAGCTGCCCTTGCCGCCAGGCTGCCTGCCAACGCTGTGGCGGGCCGACGAGCGGTTCAACGATGCGTATCTCGCCGAATTTCCTGGATATTACAAAACCGCTGATGCCGGGTTTGTTGATGATGACGGCTATCTGTTCATCATGGCGCGAACTGATGACATCATCAATGTGGCCGGCCACCGGTTGTCGACCGGCGGCATGGAGGAGGCGGTTTCCGGCCATCCCGATGTTGCCGAATGCGCCGTCATCGGCATTGCCGATGCCATGAAGGGGCAGATTCCGGCGGGCTTCATTGTCATCAACTCCGATGTCGAGCGCAGCGATGAAGAGATCGAGCGTGAAGTGGTCAAGCTGGTACGCGACAAGATCGGCCCGGTGGCGGCCTTCAAGATGGTGATGGTGGTCAAGCGGCTGCCCAAGACCCGATCCGGCAAGATCCTCAGGGCAACCATGCAGAAAATTGCCGATGGCGAGAGCTGGAAGATGCCGGCAACGATCGATGATGCGGGTGTTCTCGAGGAAATTACCGAGGTGCTGACAAAGCGCGGGATCGCCAAGATCGGCGATTGA
- the holA gene encoding DNA polymerase III subunit delta gives MAQIKSHEFAGFIRRQGTPYRIVLVYGPDRGMVSERAAEVAAKTGVDLKDDFAVLRLEASDLSGDPGRLADEFGAISLFGGDRLVWIKNAGNDRGLIEALSAVADTEPGSSHLLIEAGDLKKGGGLRKAVENAKTALAIPCYADDARGIQALIDEELGTAGLTIQGDARQRLTQLLGGDRLASRAELRKLALYCHGAATVTDDDIIEAIGDVAALSVDDAIDAVFAGDPVRLEAALLRILASKTSIFLVLRGCIAQFEQLDAMRSMVENQSRQPAQVLAERGRGIHFKRKPVVERALRHWRLGAINAEMRRLSEAVLATRQRPQLEASIARQALLRTCLLSR, from the coding sequence ATGGCCCAGATCAAATCCCACGAATTTGCAGGCTTCATCCGACGTCAGGGCACCCCCTACCGGATTGTGCTGGTCTATGGCCCGGACCGCGGCATGGTTTCCGAGCGTGCCGCCGAGGTCGCCGCCAAGACCGGCGTGGATCTCAAGGATGATTTCGCGGTTCTCAGGCTCGAAGCCTCTGATCTGTCCGGTGATCCAGGTCGTCTGGCGGATGAGTTTGGTGCCATCAGCCTGTTTGGAGGCGATCGGTTGGTATGGATCAAGAACGCCGGCAACGACCGCGGTCTGATCGAGGCACTCTCCGCTGTGGCCGATACCGAACCCGGCTCATCGCATCTGCTGATTGAGGCCGGCGACCTCAAGAAGGGCGGCGGACTGCGAAAGGCAGTCGAGAACGCCAAGACCGCTCTGGCCATCCCCTGCTATGCCGATGATGCCCGTGGCATTCAGGCGTTGATCGACGAAGAGCTAGGCACCGCCGGCCTGACTATCCAGGGCGATGCACGGCAACGCTTGACCCAACTTCTGGGCGGGGACCGGCTGGCGAGCCGCGCCGAACTGCGTAAACTGGCGCTCTACTGTCATGGCGCGGCCACGGTGACCGACGATGACATCATCGAGGCCATCGGCGATGTCGCCGCCTTATCAGTCGATGACGCCATTGATGCCGTATTCGCTGGCGATCCTGTCCGGTTGGAGGCCGCACTGTTGCGCATTCTTGCGTCCAAGACATCCATTTTTCTGGTTCTGCGAGGCTGCATTGCCCAGTTCGAACAACTCGATGCCATGCGTTCGATGGTGGAAAACCAGTCGCGCCAACCCGCCCAGGTACTGGCCGAACGTGGGCGCGGTATCCATTTCAAGCGCAAACCGGTGGTCGAGCGCGCACTGAGGCATTGGCGCCTGGGCGCCATCAATGCCGAAATGCGACGCCTGTCCGAGGCGGTGCTTGCCACCCGGCAACGCCCACAACTGGAAGCATCGATCGCACGGCAGGCGCTATTGCGAACCTGCCTGCTCAGCCGGTAG
- a CDS encoding ParA family protein translates to MHLSKNRIITIANQKGGVGKTTTAINLATALAAIGEEVLIVDIDPQGNASTGLGIDRKDREFSAYDLLTQNASVSDTVMQTAVPHLSIIPSTMDLLGVEMEIAGMQDRVYRLRNALQAEDAKAYSYVLIDCPPSLNLLTMNAMAAAHSILVPLQCEFFALEGLSQLLETVGQVRTSLNPTLDIQGIVMTMYDSRNNLALQVVDDVRAHLGDKVYRTLIPRNVRVSEAPSYGKPAILYDLKCAGSQAYLQLASEVIQRERNRKAA, encoded by the coding sequence ATGCACCTTTCGAAAAACCGGATCATTACCATCGCCAACCAGAAGGGCGGCGTCGGCAAGACCACCACTGCCATCAACCTTGCCACCGCGCTGGCCGCCATCGGCGAAGAAGTGCTGATTGTCGATATTGATCCGCAAGGCAACGCCAGCACTGGGCTCGGGATTGACCGCAAGGATCGGGAATTTTCGGCCTATGATCTGTTGACCCAAAACGCCAGTGTCAGCGATACGGTGATGCAGACAGCCGTGCCGCATCTGAGCATCATCCCCTCGACCATGGATCTGCTTGGTGTCGAGATGGAAATCGCCGGTATGCAGGACCGGGTTTATCGTCTGCGCAACGCACTTCAGGCTGAGGACGCCAAGGCTTACAGCTATGTGCTGATCGACTGCCCGCCGTCGCTCAACCTTCTGACCATGAACGCCATGGCTGCCGCACATTCGATCCTGGTGCCGCTACAATGCGAATTCTTTGCGCTTGAAGGGCTTAGCCAGTTGCTGGAAACTGTGGGGCAGGTCCGGACGTCGCTTAATCCGACGCTGGATATCCAGGGCATTGTGATGACGATGTATGATTCGCGAAATAATCTTGCGTTGCAGGTCGTGGACGATGTCCGCGCGCATCTGGGCGACAAGGTTTACCGGACGCTGATACCACGCAACGTGCGGGTTTCCGAAGCACCGTCCTATGGCAAACCTGCGATCCTGTATGATCTCAAATGCGCCGGTAGCCAAGCCTACCTGCAACTGGCGTCGGAAGTAATTCAGCGCGAACGCAATCGTAAAGCTGCCTGA